In one window of Paraburkholderia phymatum STM815 DNA:
- the ilvA gene encoding threonine ammonia-lyase, biosynthetic, whose protein sequence is MNRARRAPRMASHDYLKKILNARVYDVARETELEYARNLSARLRNPIYLKREDNQPVFSFKLRGAYNKMAHIPADALARGVITASAGNHAQGVALSAARMGVKATIVVPVTTPQVKVDAVRAHGGPTVEVVQAGESYSDAYAHAVKLQEQHGMTFVHPFDDPYVIAGQGTVAMEVLSQHQAPIHAIFVPIGGGGLAAGIAAYVKSVRPEIKVIGVQTDDSCAMAQSIKAGKRVTLNEVGLFSDGTAVKLVGEETFRLCQAYLDEVLTVNTDALCAAIKDVFQDTRSVLEPAGSLAVAGAKQYAEREGIENQTLIAVTSGANMNFDRMRFVAERAEVGEAREAVFAVTIPEERGSFKRFCELVGTRSVTEFNYRIADANSAHIFVGVQIRNRGESAQIAGTFEEHGFATVDLTGDELSKQHIRYMVGGRSPLAHDERLFRFEFPERPGALMKFLSSMAPNWNISLFHYRNQGADYSSILVGIQVPSAEDAEFARFLATLGYPYWEETSNPVYRLFLA, encoded by the coding sequence ATCAACCGCGCCAGGCGCGCGCCCCGTATGGCTTCCCACGACTATCTGAAGAAAATCCTCAACGCCCGCGTCTACGACGTCGCGCGTGAGACCGAACTCGAATATGCGCGGAATCTGTCCGCACGGCTGCGCAACCCCATTTACCTGAAGCGCGAAGACAATCAGCCCGTCTTCTCGTTCAAGCTGCGCGGCGCGTACAACAAGATGGCGCATATTCCCGCCGACGCGCTCGCGCGCGGCGTGATCACGGCTTCGGCGGGTAACCATGCTCAGGGCGTCGCACTGTCGGCGGCACGTATGGGCGTGAAGGCAACCATCGTCGTCCCCGTGACGACGCCGCAGGTAAAAGTGGACGCCGTGCGCGCGCACGGCGGGCCGACCGTCGAGGTCGTGCAGGCAGGCGAGTCGTACAGCGATGCCTACGCACACGCCGTCAAGCTGCAGGAACAGCACGGCATGACCTTCGTCCATCCGTTCGACGATCCATACGTGATCGCCGGCCAGGGCACCGTCGCGATGGAAGTGCTGAGCCAGCATCAGGCGCCCATTCACGCGATCTTCGTGCCCATCGGCGGCGGCGGTCTCGCGGCCGGCATTGCGGCGTACGTGAAATCGGTGCGTCCTGAGATCAAGGTGATCGGCGTACAGACGGACGACTCGTGCGCGATGGCGCAATCGATCAAGGCCGGCAAGCGCGTCACGCTCAACGAAGTCGGCCTGTTTTCGGACGGCACAGCCGTCAAGCTCGTCGGCGAAGAGACATTCCGCCTGTGCCAGGCGTATCTCGACGAGGTGCTGACGGTCAACACCGACGCGCTGTGCGCCGCGATCAAGGACGTCTTCCAGGACACGCGCAGCGTGCTGGAGCCGGCCGGGTCGCTGGCCGTCGCGGGCGCAAAGCAATATGCCGAGCGCGAAGGCATCGAAAACCAGACGCTGATCGCGGTCACGTCGGGCGCAAACATGAACTTCGACCGCATGCGCTTCGTCGCCGAGCGCGCGGAAGTCGGTGAAGCGCGCGAGGCCGTGTTCGCCGTGACGATTCCCGAAGAACGCGGCAGCTTCAAACGCTTCTGCGAACTGGTCGGCACGCGCAGCGTCACCGAGTTCAACTACCGCATTGCAGATGCGAATTCCGCGCATATCTTTGTCGGCGTGCAGATCCGTAACCGCGGCGAGTCCGCGCAGATCGCCGGCACGTTCGAGGAGCACGGCTTTGCGACCGTCGATCTGACGGGCGACGAGCTGTCGAAGCAGCATATCCGCTACATGGTCGGCGGACGCTCGCCGCTCGCGCACGACGAGCGCCTGTTCCGCTTCGAGTTTCCGGAGCGGCCGGGCGCGCTGATGAAGTTCCTGTCGTCGATGGCGCCGAACTGGAACATCAGCCTTTTCCATTACCGCAACCAGGGCGCGGACTACAGCTCGATTCTCGTCGGCATTCAGGTGCCGTCGGCGGAAGATGCGGAATTCGCGCGCTTCCTCGCGACACTCGGCTATCCGTATTGGGAAGAGACGTCGAACCCGGTGTATCGCCTGTTCCTCGCATAA